The following are encoded together in the Iodobacter fluviatilis genome:
- the cysT gene encoding sulfate ABC transporter permease subunit CysT: protein MRFKQPSVLPGFNLSLGYTLFYLSIIVLLPLSALLIKTSALSWEHFWQIISEPRVVASYKLTFGASLLAALINLFTGLLVAWVLVRYQFYGKRFIDAMVDLPFALPTAVAGIALATIYAPNGWIGQYLEPLGIKIAFTPIGIVIALTFVTLPFVVRTVQPVLQDLEHELEEAACSLGAGRWQIFYKVIFPTILPALLTGFALAFARAIGEYGSVIFIAGNMPFVSEITPLMIISKLEQYDYLGATAIAVVMLVVSFALLLLINGLQWWTAKRLGRVK from the coding sequence ATGCGCTTCAAACAGCCAAGCGTTTTGCCCGGTTTTAATTTAAGCCTTGGCTACACGCTGTTTTATTTATCGATCATCGTTCTACTGCCGCTCTCAGCGCTGCTCATCAAAACCAGTGCGCTAAGTTGGGAGCATTTCTGGCAGATTATTAGCGAGCCACGCGTAGTGGCATCTTATAAGCTGACATTTGGCGCGTCCCTACTGGCGGCGCTGATCAACCTCTTTACCGGCCTGCTGGTGGCATGGGTGCTGGTGCGTTATCAGTTTTATGGCAAACGCTTTATTGATGCCATGGTCGATCTGCCTTTTGCCCTGCCTACCGCAGTGGCTGGGATTGCGCTGGCGACCATTTACGCGCCTAACGGCTGGATAGGCCAATATCTGGAGCCACTGGGTATCAAGATTGCCTTCACCCCCATCGGCATCGTGATTGCGCTGACCTTTGTGACTCTGCCGTTTGTAGTGCGCACAGTGCAACCGGTCTTGCAAGACTTGGAGCATGAACTTGAAGAAGCCGCTTGCAGCTTGGGTGCAGGCCGTTGGCAGATCTTTTACAAAGTCATCTTCCCTACCATTTTGCCTGCACTCTTAACCGGCTTTGCACTGGCCTTTGCACGGGCGATTGGCGAATATGGCTCGGTGATTTTTATCGCGGGCAATATGCCTTTTGTTTCAGAAATCACCCCGCTGATGATTATTTCCAAACTAGAGCAATACGATTATCTGGGCGCAACCGCCATTGCCGTCGTCATGCTGGTGGTGTCCTTTGCCCTGCTGCTCTTGATTAATGGCTTGCAGTGGTGGACAGCGAAGCGCTTAGGGAGAGTTAAATAA